CGGCGCGCCGGTGGAGGATCTCGCGTTTGAGGATGTGGACTACTGGCCGGAGCTGACCGAACTCATGGACTGGGCGGAGACGAACGTGTTCACCTCGCTCTACATTTGCTGGGGTGCGCAGGCCGCGCTGTATCATTTTTTCGGCGTCCCCAAATATCCGCTGCCCGAGAAAATGTTCGGGGTCTTCCCGCACCGCAACCTCGAACCGAAGCACGAATTGATGCGCGGGTTCGACGACGAGTTCCTGGCCCCGCATTCCCGCCACACGGAAATCCGGCGGGCGGATATCGAGAAGGTGCCGGAACTGCTCCTCCTGGCCGAATCCGAAGCGGCCGGGCTTCACATCCTTGCAACGCGCGACGGGCGCAAAACCTTCGTCACCGGACACGCGGAGTACGACGCCCTCACTCTGAAGCAGGAATACGAGCGCGACCTCGTTAAGGGTCTGCCGGTCCGCGTTCCAGTGAATTACTTTCCGGACGACGATCCTTCGCGGCCGCCCGTAGTCCGCTGGCGGAGCCATGCGGCGATGTTTTTCGCGAACTGGCTGAACTACCACGTGTACGAAAATACGCCGTACGACTTGCGCCGATTGCCGGGCGGCTGACCGGCGGGCTGGACCGGACTTCGCGATCTGAATCCGGTCTTGCGAAGACCGGCTGCCGCCGAACTGCCGCCCGTCCGCCCCCCGCTTGCCCCTTCGGGGTGAACCGCCGTTGGGGTTTGGCCGAGCGGGCCATCGTCATCAACTTTTTCGAAACGATCCGCCGCGGACCGGAAAAAACCGTCGCGCCGTTTGGTTTGCCCGAGGCCGGGTGCGGAAACCGCGGTTCTTTCCGCGCCCTGCGGATTCGTCATCGGTCCGGCGCGCCGCTCGGGTGCGGGATATCCCACTCTCCCGCCTTCGCTTCAGCTTTCCGGACTGTTCCCGTCGGGCGGCGGTTTGTCTGCTATCGCCCGGTCTTTCGGCAGGGTGAAGGAGAATGCCGCGCCTTTGTCCTCCTCCCCCTCGGCCCACACCCGGCCGCCGTGACGGTGAACGATCCGCTGGACGATCGCCAATCCGACCCCGGTTCCTTCGAACTCCGCGGAATTGTGCAGGCGCTGGAAGACGCCGAAGAGCCGGTCGGCGTAGTGCATGTCGAATCCGGCGCCGTTGTCGCGGACGGAAAACACGTCCTCCTCCGGCGTGCTTCGGCATTCCACTTCGATCCGCGCTTGCTCCCGTCGGGCGCTGAACTTCACCGCATTGGAAATCAGGTTGACCCAGACTTGGCGGAGGAGGGTCGGATCGGCCGACGCCTTGGGCAACGGCCCCAGGCGGAAGTCGATCCGTGCCCGGCTTTCCGGAGTCGTCAATTCCTGGAACACCGATTGGACCATGGAGGAGAGGTCGGTGGGGATGCGCCGCATCTCGGTTTGGTTCAGGCGGGAGAGCGCCAGCAAATCGTCGATCAACTCATGCATGTGGCGGGTGTTGCGCCGGATGACGGAGCACAACCGGCGGGCGTCTTCGTTCAGAGTCTTTCCGTAGTCCTCCGCCAAGGCACGGGTGAAACCGTCGATGGCGCGCAGCGGGGCGCGCAAGTCGTGGGAGACCGAGAAGCTGAAGGCTTCCAGCTCCTTGTTGGCGGCCTCCAGCTGGGCGGTCCGCTGGAGGACCCGCTGTTCGAGTTCGGCGTTCAGCGAGCGGATTTCCTCCTCGGCCTGCTTGCGGTCGGTGATGTCTTCGTAGGTGCCGAGGACTCCGACGATGCTGCCGTCAAGGTTGTGGAGCGGCACCTTGCTCGTCCGCAGCCAAATCCGCCTGCCGTCCGCCTGGGTTTGCTGCTCCTCGTACCCCAATTTCTCCCGTCCGGTCTCGATCACGGTCCGGTCGTCCGCCCGATACCTGTCCGCCTGTTCCACCCAGCCCATTTGAAAATCGTCCCGCCCCAAGAGCTCAGAGGGCGAGGCGAATCCGGCGTCCCGGGCGAAGGGCTTGTTGCATCCCAGGTAGCGGGAATCCTTGTCCTTCCAGAAGACCCGCACCGGGATGGTGTCGAGGATCATTTCCAGCATTCGGCGGGATTCCCGCAGCGCCTCTTCCGTCCGCCGGCGTAGGCTGATATCGCGGATGGCGGAAAGGTGCACCGGTTCGCCGTGCCAGGAGAAATACCGGCTGGTGATCTCCACCGGAAACACCGAGCTGTCCTTGCGGCGGTGGAGGCGGATCGGCACGGTGATGACGCTTTCCGGAGACAGCGGCGTGGTTTGGGTCAGCTTGCGGGTTTTTTCGGGTTCGGCGGAGAGGTCGGTGTTTTTCATCGTCCGCAATTCTTCCCGGCTGTATCCGTACAGCGCGGAGCAGGCGTTGTTGGCCTCCAGGATCCGCCCGCTCTTGTTCTCCACCAGGATGATCGCGTCGGATTCGGCTTCGAACAGATGGCGGTACCGATCTTCGCTTTCCCGCAGGGCCGACTCGCTGCGCAGACGGCCGACGGCGTTGCCGATCTGGGCGACCGTGGTCTCAAGAATTTCGCGCAGGGAGGGGGTTATTTCCGCCATGGATGCGGAGACGAGGTTGAGGCAGCCGATGACTCGGGTTTCGTGCCGGATCGGAATCCCGATCATGATCCGGAAGTTCTTGTAGATATCCGGGGCCGTGGGCATGCGCGCCTTCAAGGTTTGGCCGTCGGCGTAGATCGGTTGGCCTTCCATCATCCAGCGCGCTTCCGGCCGGTCGGGTTCCAACCTCCGGACGACTGCGAGCATCTCGGGGGGAATTCCTCTGTGGACCGCCAAGTCCATCGCTCCGCTGCGCGGATCCACCACATAAATGCCGCCGGCCTCGATCCCCGTTACCCGCATCGCCGTCTCGAGGCACAGGCGCAGGCCCTGCTCCATGTCGATCGTCGCGTTCAGGGCCACAGCGAGATCGTGCTGGGCGCGAATCTGGAGTTCGGCTTCCTTGCGTTCGGTGATGTCCTGAACCAAGCCGTCATAACTCAACAACCGGCCTTCCGCATCGCGGTGCAGGACCGGCGTGTTGCGCACCCAGCGGCGGATCCCGTCCTTGCGCCGGATCCGGTGTTCGATCACCGGCGCCTCCCGTCCGGATAGAATCCGGCGCACCTGGTCCTCCACCAGCGGTCGGTCCTGCGGGTCGATCATCCGGATCCATAAACCCGGATCGTGGTTTAATTCCTCCGGCGCATAGCCCGTCACCGCCGAACAACGCCGGCCGTGAAACGTTTCCACGGCTTTTCCGCCGTCGATCCGGACATGGTAAATATAGTCGGTGATGGTCCGGATCAGCCGGCGGTAGCGGGCCTCGCTTTCCTCCAGCGCCTGATCCGCCAGTTTGTGTTCGGTGATATCCTCAAAGGTCCCCAGAATTCCGCGGCTGCCGCCGGCCGGGCTGGGCAGGGGGATTTTGCTCGTGCGCAGCCAGCGTGTGCGGCCGTCGGATTGGACGACCGGCTCCTCGTAGAGCAGTTTGGCATTTCCGCTTTTCAGCACCTCGCGGTCGTCCGCGCGGACCAGGTCCGCTTGGGATTTTGGGAGAAAACAATAATCGTCGCATCCGACGATTTCCGCGGCGGAGGAACACCCCGTGGTCTGGACGAAAGCCCGGTTGCAACCGCAGTAGGTTAACTTGGCGTCTTTCCAGAAAACGCGGACGGGGATGGCGTCGAGGATGGTTGCGAGCATCTGGCGGGATTCCCGCAGTGCGTCCTCCGCCTGCTTGCGGTCGGTCATGTCGCGGGCCGAGGCGAAGACAAATTTTCCGGCGCGGTAGGCTTTCCACTCCAGCCAGCGGCAGCTTCCGTCCCGCAGGAGGATCCGGTTGACCACCGCCGGGACTTCCCGTTCGGCCACCGCCTCCCGGTAGGAGGCCAGGGTGTGCGCCCGGTCGTCGGGATGGAAGAAGTCCAGGAAATATTTTCCGGCCATTTCCACCGGAGACCGGCCGATCAGCGCCTCCAGTTCCGGGTTGGTTTTCAGAATGTATCCATCGGGGTCGAGGATGCACAAAAGGTCGAGCGGTGCGTTGAAATACGCGCTGAGGTCCCGGGGAAGAACTCCCCGGCTCGACCGACGGCGCGGAGCGGACGGAGGCTTCTTCTTGCGCGGCGAGGGGAGGCGGTTCCGGGGGGACGGCTTGCGGGTCTTCATGGCGGCCTCCGCGGTAAAGGAAATGGGATGCCGAGGATCGCGCGGGATTCGCCGTTTTCCCCTTCGCCGATTCCGAAAGGGAAAGGGCGCTTCCATAATAGCATGAATTGACGAAA
This region of Anaerolineales bacterium genomic DNA includes:
- the metA gene encoding homoserine O-succinyltransferase, with product MPVCIPESLPARTTLESENIFVMGEDRARHQDIRPLRVAMLNLMPTKIVTETQFLRLLGNSPLQVEITLLHTATHRAKNVPAEHLINHYKSFAQVRRRKFDALLVTGAPVEDLAFEDVDYWPELTELMDWAETNVFTSLYICWGAQAALYHFFGVPKYPLPEKMFGVFPHRNLEPKHELMRGFDDEFLAPHSRHTEIRRADIEKVPELLLLAESEAAGLHILATRDGRKTFVTGHAEYDALTLKQEYERDLVKGLPVRVPVNYFPDDDPSRPPVVRWRSHAAMFFANWLNYHVYENTPYDLRRLPGG
- a CDS encoding PAS domain S-box protein → MKTRKPSPRNRLPSPRKKKPPSAPRRRSSRGVLPRDLSAYFNAPLDLLCILDPDGYILKTNPELEALIGRSPVEMAGKYFLDFFHPDDRAHTLASYREAVAEREVPAVVNRILLRDGSCRWLEWKAYRAGKFVFASARDMTDRKQAEDALRESRQMLATILDAIPVRVFWKDAKLTYCGCNRAFVQTTGCSSAAEIVGCDDYCFLPKSQADLVRADDREVLKSGNAKLLYEEPVVQSDGRTRWLRTSKIPLPSPAGGSRGILGTFEDITEHKLADQALEESEARYRRLIRTITDYIYHVRIDGGKAVETFHGRRCSAVTGYAPEELNHDPGLWIRMIDPQDRPLVEDQVRRILSGREAPVIEHRIRRKDGIRRWVRNTPVLHRDAEGRLLSYDGLVQDITERKEAELQIRAQHDLAVALNATIDMEQGLRLCLETAMRVTGIEAGGIYVVDPRSGAMDLAVHRGIPPEMLAVVRRLEPDRPEARWMMEGQPIYADGQTLKARMPTAPDIYKNFRIMIGIPIRHETRVIGCLNLVSASMAEITPSLREILETTVAQIGNAVGRLRSESALRESEDRYRHLFEAESDAIILVENKSGRILEANNACSALYGYSREELRTMKNTDLSAEPEKTRKLTQTTPLSPESVITVPIRLHRRKDSSVFPVEITSRYFSWHGEPVHLSAIRDISLRRRTEEALRESRRMLEMILDTIPVRVFWKDKDSRYLGCNKPFARDAGFASPSELLGRDDFQMGWVEQADRYRADDRTVIETGREKLGYEEQQTQADGRRIWLRTSKVPLHNLDGSIVGVLGTYEDITDRKQAEEEIRSLNAELEQRVLQRTAQLEAANKELEAFSFSVSHDLRAPLRAIDGFTRALAEDYGKTLNEDARRLCSVIRRNTRHMHELIDDLLALSRLNQTEMRRIPTDLSSMVQSVFQELTTPESRARIDFRLGPLPKASADPTLLRQVWVNLISNAVKFSARREQARIEVECRSTPEEDVFSVRDNGAGFDMHYADRLFGVFQRLHNSAEFEGTGVGLAIVQRIVHRHGGRVWAEGEEDKGAAFSFTLPKDRAIADKPPPDGNSPES